The region ACACATCGGACTGAACCCGGAAAGCAAGGTGCTCGTACTTGGCTCAGACATTGCCAGGTACGGACTGAATACGTCAGGTGAAGCAACACAGGGAGCGGGCGCTGTTGCACTGACCATCAGTGCGAACCCGGGCATCCTGGAACTTGAGGAAAAATCCGCCTACATGACCGCTGATATAATGGATTTCTGGCGTCCGGTCTATTCGGACAAGGCATTTGTCGACGGGAAATTATCGAACGAACAATACATTGAGTTTTTTGCCAAAATATGGAAGCAGTATAAGGAAAAATCAGATCTTGACCTGGAAGATTTTGAAGCCATCACGTTCCACTTGCCATACACCAAAATGGGAAAAAAAGCATTGAAACCCTTTTTGGCTGATGCACCAGAGGATGTTCAGGAGCGGCTGAAAGCAAATTATCAGGTCAGCACCAACTACAACAGGAATGTCGGAAACATTTATACCGGTTCACTGTATCTCAGCCTGCTTTCCTTACTGGAACAAAAAGAGGATCTTGAACCAGGTTCACGAATCGGACTGTTCAGCTATGGATCCGGTGCTGTAGCTGAGTTCTTTACCGGCATCCTACAGCAAAACTACCGTGATTATCT is a window of Virgibacillus ihumii DNA encoding:
- a CDS encoding hydroxymethylglutaryl-CoA synthase; protein product: MKIGIDKIGFYTPHLYVDMNELAVSRDIDPGKFTIGIGQEKMAVPPVTQDSVTLAANAALEILDEADKEQIDFVIFGTETGVDSSKSAAVYVHELLGINLNARAIEVKQACYGATAAIQMAKGHIGLNPESKVLVLGSDIARYGLNTSGEATQGAGAVALTISANPGILELEEKSAYMTADIMDFWRPVYSDKAFVDGKLSNEQYIEFFAKIWKQYKEKSDLDLEDFEAITFHLPYTKMGKKALKPFLADAPEDVQERLKANYQVSTNYNRNVGNIYTGSLYLSLLSLLEQKEDLEPGSRIGLFSYGSGAVAEFFTGILQQNYRDYLKTENHNKMFTSRKEVTVPEYEAIFEETLPTDGSTVKLDIEMDPAKICLAGITENMRQYVNKVK